The bacterium genome contains a region encoding:
- a CDS encoding radical SAM protein has product MSSEYKPEIKELLSYGKYFLKSGVFLVEGHSRCALYDINSGNVYSLDKNAQNVLTGQSENANFWEKLVGMGLCADNNSNEKPVLNELESKSTLQFAWFEIVSKDCNERCLHCYGDFMPPIFQEKTTQNDEVGLTFNQWKNQIKNVYDLGCETCQFIGGEPFLYRGEGGETVLELAEYAKQLGFKFIEIFTNGTLLTQEKIDRIKDLGINIAVSLYSTAPEIHDKITRTRGSHKKTMEALERLKETGVPVRVETILMKQNEESAEETQKLVDQMGFSHKRLDVLRQNGRGDNLNLLPSNRSLLKNGIMTAPNFYINKEMLSKNLHNNSCLSGKIAITDNGDVLPCVFSRDQVVGNVLEKSLLQIIDEVKLKSVWDNTKDSVQVCKDCEFRYCCTDCRPSSLGANQNTGEYLTAPYPKCAYNPYDGKWGKGYWKLDFEGKPIYINILKGGEEIIESRT; this is encoded by the coding sequence ATGTCTTCCGAATATAAACCAGAGATAAAAGAGCTTCTGTCTTATGGAAAATATTTTCTAAAATCTGGAGTATTTTTGGTTGAGGGTCATTCAAGATGTGCGTTATACGATATAAATTCAGGAAATGTTTATTCGTTAGATAAAAATGCACAAAATGTTTTAACTGGTCAATCTGAAAATGCTAACTTCTGGGAAAAATTAGTAGGAATGGGATTGTGTGCAGATAACAATTCTAATGAGAAACCAGTATTAAACGAATTAGAAAGCAAATCTACTCTACAATTTGCTTGGTTTGAAATAGTTTCAAAGGATTGTAACGAAAGATGTTTACATTGTTACGGTGACTTTATGCCTCCAATTTTTCAAGAAAAAACAACTCAAAACGATGAAGTTGGGTTGACTTTCAATCAATGGAAAAATCAAATTAAAAATGTTTACGATTTGGGTTGTGAAACATGTCAATTTATAGGTGGTGAACCCTTTTTGTATAGAGGTGAAGGTGGAGAAACTGTTTTAGAATTAGCAGAATATGCAAAACAATTAGGTTTCAAATTTATTGAAATTTTTACAAACGGAACATTACTTACTCAAGAAAAAATTGATCGTATAAAAGATTTAGGAATTAATATTGCTGTTTCTTTATATTCTACTGCTCCTGAAATTCACGACAAAATTACAAGAACACGAGGAAGTCATAAAAAGACTATGGAAGCCTTAGAAAGGCTCAAAGAAACAGGAGTACCTGTTAGGGTTGAAACTATACTAATGAAACAGAATGAAGAAAGTGCTGAAGAAACGCAAAAGTTAGTAGACCAAATGGGATTTTCTCACAAAAGGCTTGATGTTTTAAGACAAAATGGTAGAGGAGATAATCTTAATTTATTGCCAAGTAATAGATCATTATTAAAAAATGGAATTATGACTGCACCAAATTTTTATATAAATAAGGAGATGTTGTCAAAAAACTTACACAACAATAGTTGTTTATCTGGAAAAATTGCAATCACAGATAATGGAGATGTTTTACCTTGTGTTTTCTCAAGAGATCAAGTAGTTGGTAATGTTCTTGAAAAATCACTCTTGCAAATTATAGATGAAGTTAAATTAAAAAGTGTTTGGGATAATACAAAAGATAGTGTTCAAGTTTGTAAAGATTGTGAATTTAGATATTGTTGTACAGATTGCAGACCCTCATCATTAGGGGCAAATCAAAATACTGGAGAATATCTAACTGCTCCTTATCCAAAATGTGCTTACAATCCATATGATGGAAAATGGGGAAAGGGATATTGGAAATTAGATTTTGAAGGAAAACCTATATATATTAATATTTTGAAAGGAGGTGAAGAAATAATTGAAAGCAGAACTTAA
- the nusB gene encoding transcription antitermination factor NusB, which produces MKTATDPRHLRRREAVRFLFAESFTKQERLPELVVKIKKQEKKLNKIIVDSAPTWPIEKINKIDLAILHLAIYELKNEDTPPKVIIDEAVELAKEFGSESSGSFVNGVLGTVYEKTL; this is translated from the coding sequence ATGAAGACTGCAACTGACCCAAGACACTTAAGACGTAGGGAAGCTGTTAGGTTTCTTTTTGCTGAAAGTTTTACTAAACAAGAAAGGTTACCTGAATTAGTTGTAAAAATTAAAAAGCAGGAAAAAAAGTTAAACAAGATAATTGTTGATTCAGCTCCGACATGGCCAATTGAAAAGATAAACAAAATAGATTTAGCTATACTACATCTTGCTATTTATGAATTAAAAAATGAAGATACTCCACCCAAAGTAATTATTGATGAAGCTGTAGAATTAGCAAAAGAATTCGGTTCTGAATCATCAGGTTCTTTTGTAAATGGAGTATTAGGAACGGTATATGAAAAAACACTTTAA
- a CDS encoding KH domain-containing protein, translated as MKDLLDFIIKNILSKDSKYEIIEDDNGSVVTLTVKTSDEDGGMVIGKQGKIIKAIRNLLRIKATLEKKKIILLVNPTN; from the coding sequence ATGAAAGATTTACTAGACTTCATCATTAAAAATATATTAAGTAAAGATTCTAAATATGAAATTATAGAAGATGACAATGGATCTGTAGTTACTTTAACAGTTAAGACAAGTGACGAAGATGGGGGAATGGTCATTGGAAAACAAGGAAAAATTATTAAAGCGATTAGGAATCTACTTCGCATTAAAGCAACTTTAGAAAAGAAAAAGATTATTCTTCTAGTTAATCCAACTAATTAA
- a CDS encoding nucleotidyl transferase AbiEii/AbiGii toxin family protein, protein MKFFTSILNKNQQEVLPKLKFLSNDGFYLAGGTSLALLIGHRTSVDFDFFIQKHFDSAKLVDKISKVFGSDAKVTLIEKDTVFVIIKDVECSFFWYQYPLIDKVKTEIGINLAGLKDIAAMKLLSVSHRPAKRDYIDIFYLLNNFSLEEMMTFAYRKYKNFNEYLILRALTYYDDAEGKETKRSIKLLDPNFSWQEAKTVITNEVKKYQLAMLKT, encoded by the coding sequence ATGAAATTTTTTACTTCAATTTTGAATAAAAACCAGCAAGAAGTCTTGCCAAAGCTAAAATTTTTATCAAACGACGGATTCTATCTAGCAGGGGGGACATCACTTGCTTTATTAATTGGCCATAGAACATCAGTAGATTTTGACTTTTTTATTCAAAAACATTTTGACTCAGCCAAACTAGTAGACAAAATAAGTAAAGTTTTTGGATCAGACGCTAAAGTGACATTAATAGAAAAAGACACGGTATTTGTAATAATAAAAGATGTTGAATGTTCTTTTTTTTGGTACCAGTATCCTCTTATAGATAAGGTAAAAACAGAAATAGGCATAAATCTCGCAGGCCTAAAAGATATCGCAGCAATGAAACTACTCTCAGTTAGTCATAGACCAGCAAAAAGGGACTATATTGATATTTTTTACTTATTAAATAATTTTAGCCTTGAAGAGATGATGACTTTCGCATATCGAAAGTACAAAAATTTTAATGAGTATTTGATACTACGTGCATTAACTTATTATGATGATGCTGAAGGTAAAGAAACCAAAAGGTCAATTAAGTTACTTGATCCCAATTTTTCATGGCAAGAAGCAAAAACAGTAATTACAAATGAGGTTAAAAAGTACCAACTGGCTATGCTTAAGACTTAA
- the tyrS gene encoding tyrosine--tRNA ligase encodes MSKIDEVITRRVTNIIPDNVKLSKLLNSGKKLNVYLGIDPTATRIHIGHAVALRKLQEFVELGHNVTFLIGDFTALIGDTSDKDKERPVLTYQEIRQNLKTYKKQASKILDFSKVKVKFNSTWLSKLKFADIVRLAQEFSFGEFAGRELIKKRLSDKKKVGLHEALYPVMQGYDSYIMDTDIQIGGADQTFNMQAGRSLQSSLRNKESFILVTGYLTGTDGRKMSKSWGNAIWMTDSAEEIYGKTMSLPDNLIPEYLENATDLESTKINDFKKALKSGVNPIQIKKELALIIATQLTNKRQAIKAKNNFEKSFAKHDPEYKLKIKKLKSLAETIAPFTNLKSASDAKRLIQQGGLTINGDVVSDVNYKLKKGDKIKIGKKIFGTLV; translated from the coding sequence ATGAGTAAAATTGACGAAGTTATAACAAGAAGGGTTACAAACATAATTCCAGACAACGTTAAATTATCAAAGCTTTTAAATTCTGGAAAAAAATTAAATGTCTATTTGGGAATTGACCCAACGGCCACAAGAATTCATATAGGCCACGCAGTGGCTTTAAGAAAGCTTCAAGAGTTTGTAGAATTAGGCCACAATGTTACATTTTTGATTGGTGATTTTACTGCTTTGATTGGAGATACATCAGACAAAGATAAAGAACGTCCGGTACTAACATACCAAGAAATAAGACAAAATTTAAAAACCTATAAAAAACAAGCAAGTAAAATATTAGATTTTAGTAAAGTTAAGGTTAAATTTAATAGTACATGGCTTTCAAAATTAAAATTTGCAGATATAGTTAGACTTGCCCAAGAGTTTTCTTTTGGTGAGTTTGCGGGTAGAGAATTAATCAAGAAACGTTTGAGTGACAAAAAGAAAGTAGGACTCCACGAAGCACTTTATCCTGTAATGCAAGGCTATGATAGTTATATAATGGACACCGATATTCAAATTGGGGGGGCAGATCAAACATTTAATATGCAAGCAGGGAGGTCGCTTCAATCAAGCCTTAGAAATAAAGAGTCATTTATCCTTGTTACCGGATATTTAACAGGCACAGATGGTAGAAAAATGAGTAAAAGTTGGGGAAATGCAATTTGGATGACAGATAGTGCTGAAGAGATATATGGTAAGACTATGTCTTTACCTGACAATTTAATACCTGAGTATCTTGAAAATGCAACAGACTTAGAATCTACCAAAATCAATGATTTTAAAAAAGCATTAAAAAGTGGGGTTAACCCAATTCAAATAAAGAAAGAATTGGCCTTAATTATTGCAACTCAACTAACAAATAAGAGACAAGCCATCAAGGCAAAAAATAATTTTGAAAAATCGTTTGCAAAACATGATCCAGAATATAAACTTAAAATTAAAAAATTAAAATCATTAGCAGAAACAATAGCACCATTTACAAATTTAAAATCTGCAAGTGATGCAAAACGTTTAATTCAACAAGGTGGGCTAACAATAAATGGAGATGTTGTTTCTGATGTAAACTATAAACTTAAAAAGGGTGATAAAATAAAAATTGGGAAGAAAATATTTGGTACACTAGTATAA
- the pilM gene encoding type IV pilus assembly protein PilM: MVGIDIGTKSIKIIELAQSGNSWVLKASGAVGYAGVSPDKAQTDEELNAVSEVLKKIINQIGVNTKDVNLSLPESLVFTRVIKFPLLSDEEVSAAVKWEAEQYIPIPTAEAVIQYTVLSRNETTSQTSVLLVAAPKAIVEKYVKVARLAGLTPVAAETELTAMARSLSPDKGVSLLLDLGSSATDMSIVKDTKVVFTRSIPVAGEAFTRAVSQGLGINAQQAEEYKKTYGLSTDQLEGKVRQALEPIFKMVIDEIKKAIHFYQSEEKGDTPTSVIITGGASTMPDIVTYLTESLGIETVVGSPFAKINLDSETLKGLAPYASIYAAAVGLAMRNE, from the coding sequence ATGGTCGGAATAGATATAGGAACAAAAAGTATTAAAATTATTGAACTTGCCCAAAGTGGCAATTCTTGGGTGTTAAAAGCTTCAGGGGCAGTTGGTTATGCTGGTGTTTCTCCTGATAAGGCACAAACAGATGAAGAATTAAATGCAGTTTCAGAAGTTTTAAAAAAAATTATTAACCAGATAGGTGTTAACACAAAGGACGTTAACTTGTCTTTGCCTGAATCCTTAGTTTTTACCCGTGTCATTAAGTTTCCATTACTTTCAGATGAAGAAGTATCAGCTGCAGTTAAGTGGGAAGCTGAACAATATATACCTATACCCACCGCAGAAGCTGTCATCCAATATACAGTTTTAAGTAGAAATGAAACCACTTCCCAAACATCAGTCCTTCTAGTTGCAGCCCCAAAGGCAATTGTTGAAAAATATGTCAAAGTGGCAAGACTTGCAGGCTTAACACCTGTTGCTGCAGAAACTGAACTAACTGCCATGGCAAGGTCACTCTCACCTGATAAAGGTGTATCTCTTCTTTTAGACTTAGGTTCATCTGCGACTGATATGTCAATTGTCAAAGATACAAAAGTAGTTTTTACAAGATCCATACCTGTTGCTGGTGAAGCTTTTACAAGAGCGGTCTCACAAGGTTTGGGTATTAATGCCCAACAGGCTGAGGAGTACAAAAAAACATATGGACTATCAACAGATCAATTAGAAGGAAAGGTAAGGCAAGCACTTGAACCTATTTTTAAAATGGTAATTGATGAAATCAAAAAAGCAATTCATTTCTATCAGTCTGAGGAAAAAGGAGATACTCCAACTTCAGTAATTATCACAGGGGGTGCTTCAACAATGCCTGATATTGTTACCTATTTAACAGAAAGCTTAGGAATTGAAACAGTTGTAGGTAGTCCGTTTGCAAAAATAAATCTTGACTCTGAAACCTTGAAAGGTTTAGCTCCATATGCTTCAATCTATGCTGCAGCTGTGGGGCTAGCTATGCGCAATGAATAA
- the rnc gene encoding ribonuclease III, with translation MKKHFKDKNLYLQSLTHRSWVNENDKARGTNERLEFLGDAILEFVVSEEIYNRFPNEEEGYLTALRSNLVNTKNLSQVAEKLNLGQEIFLSKGEEDGGGRNNSSLLADTVEAVIGALYLDQGITKAKEFIDQNILIDVDQKAKMPLKDPKSLLQEKVQASNMPAPKYQVKSEEGPDHNKQFTIEVIINGKINALGVGRSKSEAEQDAASNALQNMVSS, from the coding sequence ATGAAAAAACACTTTAAAGATAAAAATTTATATTTACAAAGCTTAACCCACAGAAGTTGGGTTAATGAAAATGATAAGGCTAGGGGAACTAATGAAAGACTTGAGTTTTTAGGAGATGCAATTTTAGAATTTGTAGTTTCAGAAGAAATTTATAATCGATTTCCAAATGAAGAAGAGGGGTACTTAACAGCCCTTCGTTCAAACCTGGTTAACACTAAAAACCTGAGCCAAGTGGCAGAAAAGTTAAATCTGGGTCAAGAAATATTCCTATCAAAAGGTGAAGAAGACGGTGGGGGTAGAAACAACTCCTCACTACTTGCCGACACTGTTGAAGCAGTAATAGGTGCTCTTTACTTAGATCAAGGTATTACTAAAGCAAAAGAGTTTATAGACCAAAACATACTTATAGATGTGGACCAGAAAGCAAAAATGCCACTTAAAGACCCTAAAAGTCTACTACAGGAAAAGGTTCAGGCAAGTAATATGCCAGCTCCAAAGTACCAAGTCAAATCAGAGGAAGGACCTGATCATAACAAGCAATTTACAATTGAAGTTATCATTAATGGCAAAATAAATGCACTAGGTGTGGGAAGAAGTAAATCAGAGGCAGAACAAGATGCTGCTTCAAACGCGCTTCAAAATATGGTATCATCGTAA
- the rpsP gene encoding 30S ribosomal protein S16 → MSVSIKLSRVGAKKSAFYRVIIAPTRSKVDGKNLDIIGSYDPKEKTSKIDKKKFDDWVKKGAIVTSGVKKVLELKK, encoded by the coding sequence ATGTCAGTTTCAATTAAATTATCACGTGTGGGTGCAAAGAAAAGTGCTTTTTATAGAGTAATTATTGCTCCAACAAGAAGCAAGGTTGATGGGAAAAACTTGGATATTATTGGTAGCTATGATCCAAAGGAAAAAACTTCAAAAATTGACAAGAAAAAATTTGATGATTGGGTTAAAAAAGGTGCAATCGTGACTAGTGGTGTCAAAAAGGTATTAGAACTTAAAAAGTAA
- the recG gene encoding ATP-dependent DNA helicase RecG produces MNLTDSVSDLPFVGPNYQKKLKILGIETVSNLLHHIPHRYLDFSKVTKINDLKVDEIVSVFGEVTSIKNQPTKTGRSMQIGQIKDTTGSIYLVWFNQSYLTKMLYPGIKLMISGKPSWFNRKLAFFSPQFERIDQNQETIHTAKIVGVYPETAGLTSKWLKARIKYALDRIEVKDFLSQDILSKNDLISFKEAIYNIHFPKNLKSSEKAKERLAFNEFFDLLVKARERKNKLIKKRGVVIKVNKKLIDTFIKSLPFKLTNSQVKNLDEIFNDLSKNTPMNRLLQGDVGSGKTIVSAISAYTTFLSGFQTVFLAPTQILANQHYQTLKELFKNLPIRISLITGTVVKSDLGVNDIIVGTHALLNKTFEKVGLLVIDEQHKFGVKQVNFMQKINPHLLTMTATPIPRTIAQTLFSDMDLSILDELPKNRQKIKTWLVPNDKREKAYDWIKKTIKDNSSQAFIICPLVEESEAETLKSVKSVKKEYENLKVIFPQLEIGLLHGKLKEVEKNKVLDEFKSKKLDILLSTPVVEVGIDIPNATIMLIEGADRFGLAQLHQLRGRVGRGEKESYCLLFTENDSDKATKRLTALTKTTSGFELAELDLKLRGAGDVLGTKQSGFGNLKIADWSQTEIIKQASEAVNLTH; encoded by the coding sequence ATGAATCTTACAGACTCCGTATCTGATCTTCCATTTGTTGGACCAAATTATCAAAAAAAATTAAAAATACTGGGGATTGAAACAGTATCTAATTTACTTCATCACATTCCACACAGATATTTGGATTTTAGCAAGGTTACAAAAATTAACGACTTAAAAGTTGATGAAATAGTATCAGTTTTTGGGGAAGTAACTTCAATTAAAAACCAACCAACAAAAACAGGAAGATCAATGCAAATTGGACAAATTAAAGATACAACCGGAAGTATTTACTTGGTCTGGTTTAACCAGTCCTATCTAACCAAAATGCTTTACCCAGGTATCAAACTTATGATATCTGGTAAACCTAGTTGGTTTAACAGAAAACTTGCTTTTTTCTCACCACAATTTGAGAGGATTGATCAAAACCAAGAAACAATTCACACTGCTAAAATTGTAGGGGTATATCCTGAAACTGCAGGCTTAACTTCAAAGTGGCTAAAGGCAAGAATTAAATATGCACTAGATAGAATTGAAGTTAAAGACTTTTTAAGTCAAGACATTTTAAGCAAAAACGATCTGATAAGTTTTAAAGAAGCGATTTATAATATTCATTTTCCTAAAAACCTGAAAAGTTCTGAGAAGGCAAAAGAGCGACTAGCCTTTAATGAATTCTTTGACCTACTTGTTAAAGCTAGAGAAAGAAAAAACAAACTAATTAAGAAAAGGGGAGTAGTAATTAAAGTAAACAAAAAGTTGATTGATACTTTTATCAAATCCTTACCTTTTAAGTTGACTAATTCACAGGTTAAAAATTTAGATGAAATATTTAATGACCTATCCAAAAACACCCCAATGAATAGGCTACTACAGGGTGACGTTGGTAGTGGAAAAACAATAGTCTCTGCAATTTCAGCCTACACAACTTTTCTTTCTGGGTTTCAGACTGTCTTTCTTGCTCCAACCCAGATACTTGCAAACCAACACTATCAAACACTAAAGGAACTATTTAAAAATCTCCCCATTAGAATATCTTTAATAACAGGTACAGTAGTAAAATCAGACCTAGGCGTTAATGACATAATTGTAGGAACACATGCGCTATTAAATAAAACTTTTGAAAAAGTTGGGCTATTAGTAATTGATGAACAGCACAAGTTCGGAGTCAAACAAGTTAACTTTATGCAAAAAATTAATCCACATTTATTAACAATGACAGCTACACCTATACCAAGAACGATTGCCCAAACTTTATTTTCTGATATGGATTTGTCCATTTTAGATGAGTTGCCCAAAAACAGACAGAAAATAAAAACATGGCTTGTTCCAAATGACAAAAGAGAGAAAGCATATGACTGGATTAAAAAAACTATTAAAGACAATAGTTCTCAAGCATTTATCATATGTCCATTAGTTGAAGAGTCAGAAGCAGAAACACTAAAATCAGTTAAGTCTGTAAAAAAGGAATATGAAAACTTAAAGGTTATTTTTCCACAACTTGAAATTGGACTACTTCATGGAAAATTGAAAGAAGTTGAAAAAAATAAAGTACTTGATGAATTTAAAAGTAAAAAACTAGACATTCTACTCTCAACCCCAGTTGTTGAGGTAGGAATAGATATCCCAAATGCAACTATTATGTTAATAGAAGGTGCAGATAGATTTGGCCTTGCCCAACTCCACCAACTTAGAGGTAGGGTAGGGAGAGGTGAAAAAGAGTCATATTGTCTATTGTTCACAGAGAACGACTCAGACAAGGCAACTAAACGGCTTACAGCACTAACTAAGACAACTTCAGGGTTTGAACTTGCAGAACTTGATCTAAAACTGCGTGGGGCTGGTGATGTACTAGGAACAAAACAAAGTGGTTTTGGAAACTTAAAAATTGCAGACTGGTCACAAACTGAAATTATCAAACAAGCTTCAGAAGCTGTAAATCTTACGCACTGA
- the rpmF gene encoding 50S ribosomal protein L32 encodes MAPLPKKKHSHGRTTRRRSTFKASLSAVSKCKSCGKLREPHKACPHCGTYK; translated from the coding sequence ATGGCACCATTACCAAAGAAGAAACATAGTCACGGACGAACAACTAGAAGGAGAAGTACTTTTAAGGCTTCCCTCTCTGCTGTATCTAAATGTAAATCATGTGGCAAACTTCGTGAACCTCACAAGGCCTGTCCTCATTGTGGAACATACAAATAA
- a CDS encoding prepilin-type N-terminal cleavage/methylation domain-containing protein produces MKKKLIKGLSLVEILIVISIFAVIGLLSTRSVFLTLRGAKKSDSLVRVRENINYSLAVMERQIRSAQSVTCPNLSPTVLDYVSIEGSQTSFSCTLTGSDRYIASGSARLTSNDVSLLSCNFSCTQDDINTPPVVRILLEATDSQITSVEAGTVTAQTEIVLRNY; encoded by the coding sequence ATGAAGAAGAAATTAATCAAGGGTTTAAGTTTAGTTGAAATATTAATAGTAATTTCAATCTTTGCAGTTATTGGCCTACTTTCTACAAGATCTGTGTTTTTAACATTAAGAGGTGCTAAAAAAAGTGATTCATTAGTTCGTGTTCGTGAGAATATCAATTATTCACTTGCAGTTATGGAAAGACAGATAAGAAGTGCCCAAAGTGTAACTTGCCCTAATTTATCACCTACGGTTTTAGATTATGTTTCTATTGAAGGTAGCCAAACCTCATTTTCATGTACTTTGACAGGAAGTGACAGATATATAGCTTCAGGGTCTGCCAGATTAACATCAAATGACGTTTCTTTATTGTCTTGTAATTTTAGTTGTACACAGGATGACATAAATACACCACCTGTAGTTAGAATACTGTTGGAGGCAACTGATTCTCAAATTACATCTGTTGAAGCAGGAACAGTTACTGCACAGACAGAAATAGTTTTGAGGAATTATTAA